Within the Corallococcus exiguus genome, the region GCCTTGGACGGGTAGTAGCGCCCGTCCATCACGGACAGGTCGCCCACCGGGCCGTAGTCGCGCAGGGCGCGGTTGATCTCCAGCGTCCCGTCCTCCACCAGGGCGCGCGTCTGCCACAGGCGGCACAGCTCGTTGGGCGAGCGCAGGCCCGGGTGGTACGGGAAGAGGACCACGTAGAGCGCCGCGACCGCGGCCCACACCGCTCTTGGCAATCCCGTGGCGCGGGGCGCGGGCGCCTCGGTAGGAGACGCCGGTGCCGCGTCGGGGGGCGGCGGGGAGGTGGGGTGGGCTTCGGCGCTCACGCGGGCATCAGACGGCGCGGGCGACGGCGAACAGGCTCATGCCCACGGGCAGCCTCACCTGTTGCTCGGCCTGGGCGAGCAGGGGCGCCAGCGTGTCGTAGAGTTTGAGCTGGAGCTTGGGCACCGCGCGGCGGCGCAGGAGGCGGCTGTTGACGAACCAGCCCGGCAGGCCGACGAGGTTCATCCACTCCAGCGTGTCCACGCGGAAGCCGTTCTCTTGCAGCACCGCGCGCAGGGTCTCCGGCGTGTAGCGGCGGTAGTGGCCCACGGCCTCGTCGATGGCGCCGAACAGCTGCGGCAGCGCCGGCACGAGGATGAGCACGCGGCCGTCCGGCTGGAGAATCTGGCGGAAGCGGCGCACCGCGGACGCGTCGTCCGGGATGTGCTCCAGCACGTTGGACAGCACGATGGTGTCCAGGTTCTCCGCCTTCAGCGACTCCCAGTCCGCGAGCGCCACGTCGGACAGGTAGGGGCGCACGTGGGGCTTGCCGCGGAAGAGGTTCTTCAGGCGGTCCACGTAGAAGCGCTCCACCTCCAGCGCGACCAGGTGCTCCGCGCCGGCCTCCAGCTCGCGGGTGATGGTGCCGATGCCGGCCCCAATCTCCAGCACGCGCCGGCCCATGTGTTCGCGGAAGCGGCGGCCCAGCCACTGGTTGTAGTGGGTGGCGCCGTCCATGCGCTCCAGGGTGGAGTAGCCCTCGTGCTGGTTGTCCGCGTCGTCGCGCACGGTGGCGTAGCGCACCAGCGTGCGCAGACGGGCCAGGTGCGCGGAGGCCGAGCGGCGCGGCACGGCCTGCAGCGGCGGCAGGGACACTTCCGTGAGGCGGAAGAGCTGCGCGGCCAGCTTCACCACCAGCTCCGCGTCCACCGCGTCGTCGTCGCTGGTGAGCTGGATGGAGCGCAGCGCCTCCGTGCGGAAGGCGCGCAGGCCGGTGAGCGGATCCGTCAGCGCCACGTCGGTGACGAAGCGGGTGATGCCGCCCAGCGCGCGCTCGGCCACCATCTCCGGCGACATGCCGGGGCGCCGGCCGAAGACGCCGTCCGCGGTGTCGTCACGCAGGGGCTGCACCAGGGCGTCGTAGGTGTCGGGCGAGTAGGCGGCGTCCGGGTCCTGGAGCACCGTGTGGGCGCCGGTGACGTGGGGCAGCGCGGCGCGGATGGCCGCTCCCTTGCCGCCCTGGGCCGCGAGGACGTGGACGTTGGGACCGGGCGTGACGTCCACCGGCCCTTCACCCGCGAGCACGACCTGGGCCTGGCCGGCCAGCGCGTGGGCGAACCGGGCGGCGGCGGCGGCGGTGGCGGGGTTGAAGGGCAGGACGACGGAAAGCGCAGGAACCATTGCGCC harbors:
- a CDS encoding bifunctional glycosyltransferase/class I SAM-dependent methyltransferase, encoding MVPALSVVLPFNPATAAAAARFAHALAGQAQVVLAGEGPVDVTPGPNVHVLAAQGGKGAAIRAALPHVTGAHTVLQDPDAAYSPDTYDALVQPLRDDTADGVFGRRPGMSPEMVAERALGGITRFVTDVALTDPLTGLRAFRTEALRSIQLTSDDDAVDAELVVKLAAQLFRLTEVSLPPLQAVPRRSASAHLARLRTLVRYATVRDDADNQHEGYSTLERMDGATHYNQWLGRRFREHMGRRVLEIGAGIGTITRELEAGAEHLVALEVERFYVDRLKNLFRGKPHVRPYLSDVALADWESLKAENLDTIVLSNVLEHIPDDASAVRRFRQILQPDGRVLILVPALPQLFGAIDEAVGHYRRYTPETLRAVLQENGFRVDTLEWMNLVGLPGWFVNSRLLRRRAVPKLQLKLYDTLAPLLAQAEQQVRLPVGMSLFAVARAV